A stretch of Microbulbifer bruguierae DNA encodes these proteins:
- a CDS encoding YchJ family protein, with protein sequence MPHNCPCSSGKPFAQCCDIYLSGKAYPNNAETLMRSRYSAYVTGNLPYLRKTWHPDTCPELSPEELTTQWSRLEVIRSKLGLKKSIVEFKAWYLEGDIEHALHEISLFKLHKKRWVYVEPLSDFPQ encoded by the coding sequence ATGCCTCACAACTGCCCCTGCAGCTCGGGAAAGCCTTTTGCCCAGTGCTGTGATATATATCTTTCCGGCAAAGCCTACCCAAACAATGCAGAAACCCTGATGCGCAGCCGCTACAGCGCCTACGTCACCGGTAACCTCCCCTATCTCCGCAAAACCTGGCATCCCGACACCTGCCCCGAGCTCAGCCCGGAGGAATTGACTACCCAGTGGTCTCGACTGGAGGTGATAAGGAGTAAACTGGGACTGAAAAAGTCCATTGTGGAATTCAAAGCGTGGTATTTGGAGGGGGACATAGAGCATGCCCTTCATGAAATTTCACTGTTCAAGCTGCACAAAAAGCGCTGGGTATATGTGGAACCCCTGAGCGACTTTCCCCAATAG
- a CDS encoding RtcB family protein — protein MPVKMVLNNNAQPGSVPVKIFTSDIENSALQQLKNIAQLPIVYSHVAAMPDVHMGIGATVGSVIPTLGAIIPAAVGVDIGCGMNAVRTSLHAHQLPDNLKPLQDAIEAQVPVGFARHKQVHARENAAKNLASGADLLFARHPELLKKLRNPQETWVTQLGTLGGGNHFIEICLDEDNFVWVMLHSGSRGIGNAIGQHFIQLAKRDMEGHIHNLPDRDLAYFQEGNPHFDEYVDAVHWAQEYARVNRQEMMKLVLEVLQGQLPPFTLTSEAINCHHNYVVREQHFGRDVFVTRKGAISAQHDQLGIIPGSMGTRSYIVRGRGNPEAFCSCAHGAGRRMSRTAARKRFTTRDLVAQTMGVQCRKDKGVIDEIPAAYKDIDQVMENQTDLVDVVHTLKQVICVKG, from the coding sequence ATGCCTGTAAAAATGGTACTTAATAACAATGCACAGCCGGGTTCTGTACCGGTAAAAATCTTCACCTCGGATATTGAAAATTCGGCATTGCAACAGCTGAAGAATATTGCCCAGCTTCCCATCGTATATTCTCATGTGGCGGCGATGCCGGACGTACATATGGGTATTGGCGCAACGGTAGGCTCGGTGATCCCGACCCTGGGAGCAATCATTCCGGCGGCGGTGGGCGTTGATATTGGCTGTGGCATGAATGCCGTGCGCACGTCCCTGCATGCTCATCAGTTACCGGACAACCTGAAGCCGCTGCAGGATGCGATTGAGGCTCAGGTGCCGGTGGGCTTCGCGCGCCACAAACAGGTTCACGCCCGAGAAAATGCAGCGAAAAATCTCGCTTCTGGTGCCGACCTGTTGTTTGCCCGCCATCCAGAATTGCTCAAGAAGCTGCGTAATCCCCAGGAGACCTGGGTAACTCAGTTGGGGACACTCGGTGGTGGGAACCACTTTATCGAAATCTGTCTGGATGAAGACAATTTTGTCTGGGTAATGCTGCACTCCGGCAGCCGTGGAATAGGGAATGCCATTGGTCAGCACTTTATCCAGCTGGCAAAACGGGACATGGAGGGACATATTCATAACCTCCCAGACCGTGATCTGGCCTATTTCCAGGAGGGAAATCCGCACTTCGATGAATATGTCGACGCGGTGCACTGGGCGCAGGAGTATGCGCGGGTCAATCGTCAGGAGATGATGAAGCTGGTATTGGAGGTTCTACAGGGACAGTTGCCACCGTTCACACTGACTTCTGAAGCGATCAACTGCCATCACAATTACGTGGTGCGCGAGCAGCATTTCGGGCGCGATGTATTCGTTACCCGTAAGGGGGCGATCAGTGCTCAGCATGACCAGTTGGGAATTATTCCCGGGTCCATGGGTACCCGATCCTATATCGTGCGTGGCCGCGGGAACCCGGAAGCTTTCTGTTCCTGTGCTCACGGTGCGGGGCGACGCATGAGTCGCACAGCAGCGCGCAAGCGATTCACCACAAGGGATCTGGTAGCGCAGACAATGGGGGTTCAGTGTCGCAAGGACAAAGGGGTAATTGATGAGATCCCGGCGGCCTATAAAGATATTGACCAGGTGATGGAGAACCAAACGGATCTGGTGGATGTGGTGCATACCCTGAAACAGGTGATCTGCGTTAAAGGCTGA
- a CDS encoding pseudouridine synthase has product MTPELIYDDPYLVAAYKPEGWLVHRSDIDKHESRILLQYLRDLVGCHLFPVHRLDKPTSGVILFGKSGETAAALQAQLNSDTSVKKYLAICRGYCPEQGVIDHPLPPVADFKHQRKRPKSELPRQSAITRYRRLGTVELPYEVDRYPSSRYSLVEVQLETGRRHQIRRHFKHISHPLIGCPKYGKSTHNRLFAAEYNCARLLLHAYELSLNHPVTGEKLTLVANPRGCFQSLLETFGWVLPT; this is encoded by the coding sequence ATGACTCCGGAATTAATCTACGACGACCCGTACCTGGTTGCCGCCTACAAACCAGAAGGCTGGCTGGTTCATCGCTCCGATATCGACAAACACGAAAGCCGGATTCTCCTTCAGTATTTGCGCGATCTTGTCGGCTGCCACCTGTTTCCGGTACACCGTCTGGACAAACCTACCTCCGGTGTCATCCTATTTGGCAAGAGCGGCGAAACTGCCGCCGCCCTACAAGCGCAACTGAACAGCGACACCTCAGTTAAAAAATACCTGGCGATTTGCCGCGGCTATTGCCCGGAGCAAGGGGTGATCGACCATCCCCTGCCACCGGTTGCAGACTTCAAACACCAGCGTAAACGCCCCAAGAGTGAACTACCTCGCCAGAGCGCAATTACCCGATACCGGCGTCTGGGCACCGTAGAGCTTCCCTATGAAGTCGACCGATATCCCAGTAGCCGATACTCTCTGGTCGAGGTCCAGCTTGAGACCGGCAGGCGCCACCAAATTCGCAGGCACTTCAAACACATTTCACACCCACTAATCGGCTGCCCAAAATACGGAAAATCGACACATAACCGTCTGTTCGCCGCAGAATACAATTGCGCAAGACTGCTGTTACACGCCTACGAGCTGTCGCTCAACCACCCGGTTACCGGCGAAAAACTCACACTGGTCGCCAACCCCAGGGGATGCTTCCAATCCTTGCTGGAAACCTTTGGCTGGGTGTTGCCGACTTAA
- a CDS encoding amidohydrolase, producing MIGLLSACGGGDKPEARKADFARQDTFPSTYKADEATPVLIRGATLLTGTGEQRLNTDLLLKDGKISALGEDLKAPRKATVIEARGKWVTPGIIDVHSHLGDYPAPAIESSQDGNEMTAPNTAQVWAEHSVWTQDPQFALALAGGVTTLQILPGSANLFGGRGVTLKNVPGRSVQDMKFPGAPYGLKMACGENPKRVYGGKGSLPSTRMGNVAGYRQAWIEASAYRDKWQDYQGKGGEEPERNLQLETLAGVLNGEILVHNHCYRGEEMAIMMDIAKEFDFQISTFHHAVEAYKVADLLAENKVCAAMWADWWGFKHEAFDMTEANIAIVDQAKACAMIHSDSAIGIQHLNQETAKAMVAGQRAGFHIEPRHAVTWMTLNPAKSLGIDAVTGSLEKGKMADVVIWSGNPFSVYAKADQVFIDGVLMYDRDDPSRQPHSDFELGILDAEGERLPEGGQQ from the coding sequence TTGATTGGCCTATTATCGGCTTGTGGAGGTGGCGATAAGCCGGAAGCCCGAAAAGCCGACTTCGCCCGACAGGATACTTTCCCTTCTACCTATAAAGCTGATGAAGCTACGCCAGTGCTGATTCGCGGTGCCACGCTACTCACGGGCACCGGTGAACAACGCCTTAATACCGATCTGCTGCTAAAAGACGGCAAAATTTCGGCGCTGGGTGAAGACCTGAAGGCCCCACGCAAAGCGACGGTTATTGAGGCTCGGGGCAAGTGGGTTACTCCCGGCATCATTGACGTGCACTCTCACCTGGGGGACTACCCCGCGCCGGCCATCGAGTCTTCCCAGGACGGTAACGAAATGACTGCGCCGAATACCGCACAGGTTTGGGCAGAGCATTCGGTGTGGACACAGGATCCCCAGTTTGCGTTGGCGCTGGCAGGGGGCGTGACTACGCTGCAGATTCTGCCTGGCTCGGCCAACCTGTTCGGTGGCCGCGGCGTAACCCTGAAAAATGTCCCCGGCCGCAGCGTACAGGATATGAAATTTCCCGGCGCTCCCTACGGCCTGAAAATGGCTTGTGGAGAAAACCCCAAACGGGTCTATGGTGGCAAGGGCTCCCTGCCATCCACCCGTATGGGCAACGTCGCCGGTTACCGCCAGGCGTGGATCGAAGCTTCAGCGTACAGGGACAAGTGGCAGGACTACCAGGGCAAGGGCGGGGAAGAGCCAGAGCGGAACCTGCAGCTGGAAACCCTGGCGGGGGTGCTGAATGGCGAAATTCTGGTACACAACCACTGCTATCGCGGTGAGGAAATGGCGATCATGATGGATATTGCCAAGGAGTTCGATTTCCAGATTTCCACCTTTCACCACGCGGTAGAAGCCTACAAGGTTGCCGACCTGCTCGCGGAGAACAAAGTCTGTGCGGCCATGTGGGCGGACTGGTGGGGGTTCAAGCACGAAGCGTTTGATATGACCGAGGCAAACATCGCCATCGTCGACCAGGCCAAGGCCTGTGCCATGATCCATTCGGATTCTGCCATCGGCATCCAGCATCTTAATCAGGAGACGGCTAAGGCCATGGTGGCAGGGCAGCGCGCCGGCTTCCATATCGAGCCCCGGCACGCGGTTACCTGGATGACGCTCAACCCGGCAAAGTCCCTGGGTATCGACGCGGTCACCGGAAGCCTGGAGAAAGGCAAGATGGCGGATGTGGTCATCTGGTCGGGTAATCCCTTCAGTGTCTATGCCAAAGCGGATCAGGTCTTCATTGACGGTGTGCTGATGTATGACCGCGACGATCCCTCGCGACAGCCTCACAGCGATTTTGAACTGGGCATTCTCGATGCGGAAGGCGAGCGCCTGCCGGAAGGAGGTCAGCAATAA